A window from Purpureocillium takamizusanense chromosome 3, complete sequence encodes these proteins:
- the DAL81_1 gene encoding Fungal specific transcription factor (EggNog:ENOG503NVUA~COG:B), with the protein MSAVGDSGGAQIAAASAGTIKAPHPPPRARPCDTCRLRKTRCVKEGSRTQCVLCAFHGQRCTFLKGPLPRQRRVLAAPHVGPNKLTQRRNSADEGAARHLSSEGSFPRGASPRDGAHGIASPTDARAPESRSPSASSQHELTGRPDGMPVSPPAILDDTLGLDLKTHAEYVGPTDYRDPILLDLHRPPSTQAARSSAARELARRLDDQTIFIVRPDETAASEAQRVADLDAIEAAVHPLGRTLVDLYFRIVHPSFPILHKDVFISKHRISHRHFAPSLLAAVYLVALDWQLYDSVLAGSESTPDAAALERLAERTINRDMRRPKLSIVEAGLLLLQRHRRPGEHGDGNTSSRAFAAQLVAVAQDLGLHLDCSSWSIPAWEMGLRRRLAWAVYMEDRWGAFVHGRPCVIHEDDWDARPCTDSDFPELASRQEDGAAVDLDARIGWDIFCAYIELSRIVTDVLRTFCSLKATRAAGMLDQVGIAGAVDLAQPLVVRLRAWYGALPDALHLRSKQRGKLCANGSLHLAYASMEIAIHRALLRTLTPDTSEPVRSRVRSAARAKLQVATELMASLEPEHTAAFWGRAAAHQAAHVGSLGALLWATAETAEEMAWCAARVDELRWALRVRGSAAPFARDALWLLEHDVGGVGVVRATRGEPS; encoded by the coding sequence ATGTCTGCCGtgggcgacagcggcggcgcccagaTAGCTGCGGCTTCGGCCGGCACCATCAAGGCACCTCACcctccgccgcgcgcacgcccATGCGACACTTGCCGTCTCCGAAAGACGCGCTGCGTCAAGGAGGGGAGCCGCACCCAGTGCGTGCTGTGCGCCTTTCACGGCCAGAGATGTACATTCTTGAAAGGCCCGCTcccgcgccagcggcgggtGCTCGCGGCTCCCCACGTCGGTCCAAACAAGCTCACGCAGCGTCGGAactcggccgacgagggcgccgctcGACACCTCTCCTCAGAAGGCTCCTTTCCGCGCGGCGCGTCTCCCAGGGACGGCGCGCATGGCATCGCTTCGCCGACCGACGCGAGGGCCCCGGAGTCTCGCTCCCCATCGGCCAGCAGCCAACATGAGCTCACGGGCCGGCCTGATGGCATGCCGGTGTCGCCCCCGGCCATACTCGACGACACGCTGGGCTTGGATCTCAAGACGCATGCCGAATACGTTGGGCCCACGGACTACCGTGATCCCATTCTCCTCGACCTCCATCGTCCACCGTCGACGCAGGCCGCTCGTTCGTctgcggcgcgcgagctcgcccgGCGTCTCGACGACCAAACCATCTTCATCGTCCGCCCAGACGAGACAGCCGCTTCCGAGGCGCAACGCGTGGCGGACCTGGACGCGATAGAGGCCGCTGTGCATCCCCTGGGCCGCACCTTGGTCGACCTCTACTTCCGCATCGTCCACCCCAGCTTCCCCATCCTCCACAAGGATGTCTTCATCAGCAAGCACCGCATCTCCCACCGCCACTttgcgccgtcgctgctggccgccgtgtACCTCGTGGCCCTGGACTGGCAACTCTACGACAGCGTTCTGGCCGGCAGCGAGTCCACGCCggacgccgcggccctcgagagGCTGGCGGAGCGGACCATCAACAGGGACATGCGACGGCCAAAGCtcagcatcgtcgaggccggcttgctgcttctccagcggcaccgccgaccgggggagcacggcgacggcaacacGTCCAGCCGCGCGTTTGCGGCGCAgctggtcgccgtcgcgcaggaCCTGGGCCTCCACCTCGACTGCAGCTCGTGGTCCATCCCGGCGTGGGAGATGGGCTTGAGGCGGCGCCTTGCCTGGGCCGTGTACATGGAGGATCGCTGGGGCGCATTCGTCCACGGACGGCCCTGCGTGATCCACGAGGACGACTgggacgcccgcccgtgcACCGACTCTGACTTCCCGGAGCTGGCCTCGCGGcaggaggacggcgcggcggtggatCTGGACGCGCGCATCGGCTGGGACATATTTTGCGCCTACATCGAGCTGagccgcatcgtcaccgacgtCCTGCGCACCTTTTGCAGCCTCAAGGCcacgcgcgcggccggcATGCTGGATCAGGTCGGCATCGCCGGAGCCGTGGACCTCGCTCAGCCGCTGGTCGTCCGGCTCCGAGCGTGGTACGGGGCTCTGCCCGACGCGCTCCATCTGCGGAGCAAGCAACGGGGGAAGCTATGCGCCAACGGCTCCCTGCACCTGGCCTATGCCTCCATGGAAATCGCCATCCACCGCGCGCTCCTGCGCACGCTGACGCCCGACACCAGCGAGCCGGTCCGCAGCCGCGTGCGCTCGGCAGCCCGCGCGAAGCTGCAGGTCGCCACGGAGCTGATGGCGTCGCTCGAGCCCGAGCACACGGCGGCGTTCTGgggacgggcggccgcgcaCCAGGCTGCACATGTCGGGTCGCTGGGCGCGCTCctgtgggcgacggcggagacggccgaggaaATGGCGTGGTGCGCGGCCAGAGTCGACGAGCTACGCTGGGCGCTCCGGGTGCGAggctccgcggcgccgtt